CCGCACCGGTGGCGACGACGACTCCGGCGACCAGCGGCGTGTCCCGGTCGGTGATGGCACCGGCCAGGACAGCTCCCACGCCCGGGTAGTTGAACAGGGTCTCCACGACCACGGCCCCGCCCACCAGCATGCCGGCGGAGGTGGCGGTGGAGACCGCGACGGCGGGCAGGGCGCCGGGCAGCATGTGGTGGATAAGGATGCGGCGGCGGGGCAGGCCGTCGATGATCGCGGCCTGGACGTGCGGGAGATCGGCCTGGTCGGCGAGCGCTCCTCGTACGATCCGGCTGTTCCAGCCGATCTGGGGGATCGCGAGTGCCAGCAGTGGCAGCACCAGCATGTCCCACGAGGCGGGCGCGCCGTCGGGGCCGGTGAGGGTGACGGCCGGGAGCCAGCCGGCCCACTGGGAGAACACCAGCAACAGGGCTACGGAGACGACGAATTCGGGCAGGGCGAACGCGGCGGTGGACGCGACGGCCACAGCCCGGTCCACCCGGCCGCCGGGGCGCAGGGCTGCCCAGCTGCCGAGGGCGAGCGCCCCGGTGATGCTCAGCGCCAGGGCGAGCGAGCCCAGAAGCAGTGTGTTCGGGAACGGCCCCGACAGGACCGAGGTGACGGGCTGTCCGTGTGCCGTGGTGCCGAGATCACCGGTGGGCAGGCCGCTGATCCAGTCCCAGAACCGTTCGGCCACCGGCCTGTCGAGACCGAGGGCCTCGCGCCGCAGCGTCGTGTCGGCCGCGCTCTCGCCGCGTTCGGAGGTGGCGTCGGCCGCGTCGCCGGGCAGGAGTTCGATCGCGGCGAAGACCGCGGCGAGCAGGAGCGCGAGCATGCCCAGCCGGCGGACCGCGAGCCGGGCGGCCCGGCCCGCTCCGGGAAGGTGACGGGCCGGGCCCGGCGCGGTGGCGCGCTCGGCGGCTGCCGGGATCAACGGGCCAGCCAGGTCTTCTCGAGCTGGACGCGGCCGTAGCCGGGAAGCTCGGGCAGATCGCGTACGGCCGCCCCAGCGAGATCGATGCCGTCCGCCATGCCCCACAGGAGATATCCGGACTCGGCGAACTCGATCTCCTGGAGGCGGTGCAGCGCCTTGCTCCGCTCGGCCTCGTCCGCGTCCCCGATCGCCTTGCGGTACGCCGCGTCGAAGGTGGGTTCCTGCCAGCCGGCCTCGTTCTGTCCGGCCTCGGAGACCATGGTCTTGGAGGCGAAGAACACCACGGAGTCGTTGGTGCCCCAGTACGACGTGTACAGCGGGGCCTTGAGCCAGGTGGCGTCCCAGAAGATCTTCGAGTCCTGCTTCACCACATTGATCTTCACCCCCGCTTCGCGGGCCTGGGTGGCGAACAGCGTCGCGGATTCGGCGAGACCGGAGATGTCCTCGCTGGTGAGCAGGTCGTAGGTCTTGGAGGTGTCGAACCCGGCCTCCGCGAGCAGCTTTCTGGCTTTGGCGAGGTCGCGCCCGCGCTGCGGGATGTCCTTGGCGAACCGCGGGTCGCCGGTGCCCAGGATGTCGTTGGCGACGGTGCCGTAACCGGACAGGACCTGCTTGACCATGGCGTCGCGGTCCACCGCCAGCCGCAGCGCCTCACGTACCCGCGCGTCCGCGAACGGGCCGTCGGCGGTGCGCATGACGATGGGCATCGCCATGTCGTTGGGCCTGCGCAGGATCTGGACGTCCTCGCGGGTCTCGGCGGTGCGGGCCGCGACGGCGCCGACGTTGGAGGCGACGTCGATCTGGCCGGCGAGCAGGGCGTTGGCCATCGCCTGCGGGCTCTCGAAGATACGTACCTCGATGGCGTCGAGCAGCACTTCGCCGCCGTACCAGTCCTCGTTGCGCACGAGACGGGCGTTGCCGTCGCGGAACCAGTCCAGTTTGAACGGCCCCGTGCCGGGCGCGTCGGCCAACTGGTCGTCCTTGGTGCCCTTCTTCATCACGAAGGTGGTCAGCCGGGTGAGCAGGGGCAGTTCGGCGTTGGCGTAGTCGGAGACCAGGACCACGGTCCCGGCGTCCTCGGCGGTGATTCCCTCGGGCTTGATGCCCGGCAGCCGGGAGGCGCCTGCGGGGGTGGCCCGCAGCCGCTTCAGCGACCAGACGACGTCGTCGGCGGTGACGGGGGTTCCGTCGTGGAACTTCGCGCCGTCGGCTATGACGAAGCGCCAGGTCTTCAGGTCTTCGGAGGACTTCCAGCTCGCGGCCAGTCTGGGCGCGGTGTTGGCCTTCGCGCCGGGCACCGCCAGGGTGTCGTACACGAGGCTGAGGATCAGGTAGTCGCTCTCGTTGGACTGGGTGCCGTGCGGGTCGCGGGTGACCGAGGACGCCTTGCCCAGCGCGCCGACCTTCAACGTGCCGCCGCTGCGGGGCGGTCCGGAGTCCGCCCCGGAGGACGCCGTGTCCTTCGATCCGTCCGGTCCACCACTGCAGGCCGCGAGCGCTCCGGCCGCACCGATCCCGGCACCGGCCCACAGCAGCTGTCGTCTGGTGACGCCCACGTCGTCCTCGTTTCAGGAAGCAGAAGTTACTTAGGTTTACCTATCCTAAGTTTTGACACTTCCACAACCCGTCCGGCGCGATCCGGAAGGCGGCCGACAGTACCTGATGAGCCGTCAATTCCTTTACTGGCCTGCGGAGTTGGGATTCAGGGGCGTCACGCGCAGACCGGCGGAGTGACCGACGACACAATTGTAGACGGTTCTGCCGGTAAGGCTTGCCTTACCCCCGCGTCGTTGTTAGCTTCCTCGATGTCCGGCCGCCAGACCCGCGCCGGACCCGGACCACTTCTCGGTTCCCTCCACCACCCATGCCTTCGCCGGGCCGCGCCACCGCCGTGCGCCCGCACTCCCACCTGCCCACGCAACGGAAGGTGCCTCCGTGCCCACCGCAGCCCCGGTACGCCGGCTCGACGCCGGCCATGTCACCGAACTCACCGCCGTCGCGGCCGAACTGCTGGACCTCCACGCCTCGGCCACCAGCCCCGCCCTGCTCGCCGACCTCGCCCCCGTCTGCCGGCGGCTGAGCCCGGGACTGCGCGAGGCGCTGCGCCCCGTGGAGACCGCCGACGGCCTGTTCGTGCTGCGCGGACTGAGCGTCGACGACGCCGAACTCGGCCCCACCCCCGGCCACTGGTCCACCGTAGGCCGGGCCGGCGCCCGGTGGGACGTCGTCCTGCTGCTTGTCTCCACGCTGATGGGCACACCCATCGCGTGGGACGGCCAGCAGGACGGCCGCTTCGTCCACAACATCGTCCCCTCGCCGGGACAGGAGACGGTGCAGATCGGCGCGTCCAGCAGCGTGCTGCTGACCCCGCACACGGAGGACGCCTTCCATCCCGGCCGCGCCCATCTGCTGTTGCTGTGCTGCATGCGCAACCCCGGCCGCGTCGCCACGACCGCGGCCAGCATCCGCCGTACGCGGCTCTCGGACGACGACCTCGCCGAACTGGCCCTGCCGGTCGCCCCGATACTCCCCGACGACGCCTACGCGGACGCCCAGCGGTTCGGCGGCAGGCCCGCCCCCGTGCCGACGCTTCACGCGGGTGAGGAGGGCCTGAGCCTGCGTTTCGACCCCGCGTACACCCCGGTCGAGGAAGCCGGGGAGTCCTGGCGGGCGGCCTACGGACGGCTGGAGGACGAACTCGCCCGCGTCTCCGTCGCGGTGAGCCTGGAGCCCGGCGACGTACTCGTGGTCGACAACGACATGGTCGTGCACGGCCGCGTGCCCTTCACCGCCCGCTACGACGGCACCGACCGCTGGCTCAAGCGCGCCTCCGTCCGGGTGCCCGGCCGCCGTACGCGCCCCGCGTCCGAGGCCGCCGAGCACGGCTACGGGCAGGCCGCGATCGAGGCCTTCGCCTCCTGAACCGACCTGAACCCGCCGAACCCGCCGAACCCGCCTCCCGAAGGGACACCCCCATGACCTCCCACGACGGCACCCTGCGCGTCCTGAGCACCAGCGACCTCGCCGGGATCGACATCTCCCTGGCCGATGTCGTGCACACCGTGGAAGGCGCCTACCGCACCCTTCACGCCGGCCACTCCGACAACCCCCGGAAGCTGACCGTCAAGCCGCCGGACGGACACTCCGTCTCCTACGCGATGCTCGGCCGCGACGGCACCCGCGACGTCGTCGCCATCAAGACCAGCTACAAGCACGGCCTCGACAAGTCCCGTGACGAGCAGCACTACTACACGTCCCTGACGATCTACGACGACGTCACGGGCCTGCCCGTCGCGATGATGGACTGCTCCCGCATCGGCTCCCTGCGCACACCCGCCGTCTCCGCCCTCATCGCCCGCGAGTGCGCGCGCCCCGGCGCCCGTTCCGCCCTGGTGATCGGCACCGGCACCCAGGGCCGCCTCGCCCTGCCGTTCATGCTGACCACCCTGCCCGGTCTCGAACGCCTGATGGTCTTCGGCACCCACTCCGACGGCATCGCGGCCGTCCGCGCCGAGTTGCGCGCCCACTTCCCCGACCGGGAGGTGGAGATCGTCACCGACGTACGGGCCGCGGCCCACGACGCGGACATCGTCGTCGCCACCGCGGGCGCCCACACCCCCGCCGCCGTCGAGTCGGACTGGCTCGAACCGGGTGCGCTGTCGATTCTCGTCGGCCACGGGCTCGCCCCCTCCACCCTGCACCGCGCCGACCGCGTCATCGCCACCAGCGAGGCACAGATGAACGTCACCGGCACCGACATGGCGGACGACGAGGGCGAACTCCCGGCCGTCGACACCGAGTTCCCGCCCGTGCTCGCCGGCCTGACCGCCGGCCGCCACCACGCGGAGGAACGGATATTCGCCTACAACAGCGGTCTGGTCGTCACCGACATCGCCCTCGGCCACCGATTCGCCCAGCTCGCCCTCGCCCGGAACCTGGGCACCGAGGTGGCGCTGTGGAAATGACCGGCGCCGCCACCGACTGGCCCACCGTGCCCGTACTCCCCGATCCGGCGACCGGCGCCGTCCTGGCGAGCGGGCTCCTGCACGAACTCGCCCACGCCTTCGGCGGGCCGTTCCACTTCCTGCTGCCCGACGCCTTCGACGCCAACCTGGCCGCGATGCGCCGCACCCTGGCCGAAGCGGGCGTCGACGGCTTCGTGTACTTCGCGAAGAAGGCCAACAAGGCCGCCGTGTTCGCCGAACGCGCGGCGGCCGGTGGCGCGGGCGTGGACGTCGCCTCCGCCGCCGAGCTGCGGGAAGCGCTCGGCCACGGCGTACGCGGCGAACACCTCGTCCTGACCGGCCCGGCCAAGGACCCCGGTCTGCTGGAACTGGCCGTGCGGCACGGCGTACTGATCGCAGTCGACTCCCCCGGTGAACTCGACACCCTCATCGGCCCGGTCGCGCATGAGGCGCTGCGCCCGGCCCGTGTCCTGCTGCGCGTGATGCCCCCGGCGCAGCCACACAGCCGCTTCGGCATGAACGACGCCGAGCTGGCCACGGCCCTCGCCCGGTGCGCCGAGGCCGGGAACACCGTACGGATGGAAGGCTTCAGCTTCCATCTCTCCGGTTACGCGATCCAGCCCCGCGCCGACCTCGCCGCCCATCTGACGGACCTGTGTCTCGAAGCCCGTGCCCGGGGCCTGGACGCCGACCGGATCAGCGTCGGCGGCGGCCTGCCGATCAGCTACACCGACGCCGACAGCTGGCGCGCCTACCTGCAAGGGCACGACAGGCGCCACTTCCACGCGGGCAAGTCCTTCCGGGCCGCCGACTTCTACCCGTACCACTGCGACGAGCCCGGCGCCGAGGCCCTGGCCGCACTTCTCGCCGCCCGGCCCGAAGGGCGCGACCACGCTCTCGCCGACATCCTCAAGAGCGCCGGCGTCACTCTGCTGCTGGAGCCCGGCCGCGCGCTGCTCGACCGGGCCGGGGCGAGTGTCTTCACCGTCCAGGGCGTCAAGGACCGCGACGGCTACCGGCTGATCACGGTGGACGGCACCAGCCTGAGCCTGTCGGAACAGTGGTTCAACAGCGAGTACCTGCCCGACCCGCACCTCGTCCCCCGCGACCCGCACGCCCCGCATGTCCCGGATACGACGCCCGACCCGGCGGGCCCGTATCCGGCGAGCGTGGGAGCCGGCACCTGCCTGGAATCGGACATGCTCACCTGGCGCAAGATCGGCTTCCCCCGCCCGCCCCGTACCGGTGACCTCCTCGTCTACCCCAACACGGCCGGCTACCAGATGGACTCCAACGAGTCCCGCTTCCACGACCTCGCCGTCCCTCCCAAGGTCGTCATCGACCGCACCGACGGCGACCG
This window of the Streptomyces niveus genome carries:
- a CDS encoding ABC transporter substrate-binding protein — protein: MGVTRRQLLWAGAGIGAAGALAACSGGPDGSKDTASSGADSGPPRSGGTLKVGALGKASSVTRDPHGTQSNESDYLILSLVYDTLAVPGAKANTAPRLAASWKSSEDLKTWRFVIADGAKFHDGTPVTADDVVWSLKRLRATPAGASRLPGIKPEGITAEDAGTVVLVSDYANAELPLLTRLTTFVMKKGTKDDQLADAPGTGPFKLDWFRDGNARLVRNEDWYGGEVLLDAIEVRIFESPQAMANALLAGQIDVASNVGAVAARTAETREDVQILRRPNDMAMPIVMRTADGPFADARVREALRLAVDRDAMVKQVLSGYGTVANDILGTGDPRFAKDIPQRGRDLAKARKLLAEAGFDTSKTYDLLTSEDISGLAESATLFATQAREAGVKINVVKQDSKIFWDATWLKAPLYTSYWGTNDSVVFFASKTMVSEAGQNEAGWQEPTFDAAYRKAIGDADEAERSKALHRLQEIEFAESGYLLWGMADGIDLAGAAVRDLPELPGYGRVQLEKTWLAR
- a CDS encoding ABC transporter permease, yielding MIPAAAERATAPGPARHLPGAGRAARLAVRRLGMLALLLAAVFAAIELLPGDAADATSERGESAADTTLRREALGLDRPVAERFWDWISGLPTGDLGTTAHGQPVTSVLSGPFPNTLLLGSLALALSITGALALGSWAALRPGGRVDRAVAVASTAAFALPEFVVSVALLLVFSQWAGWLPAVTLTGPDGAPASWDMLVLPLLALAIPQIGWNSRIVRGALADQADLPHVQAAIIDGLPRRRILIHHMLPGALPAVAVSTATSAGMLVGGAVVVETLFNYPGVGAVLAGAITDRDTPLVAGVVVATGAAISTLLLLADYVRDRILGTTP
- a CDS encoding TauD/TfdA family dioxygenase; the protein is MPTAAPVRRLDAGHVTELTAVAAELLDLHASATSPALLADLAPVCRRLSPGLREALRPVETADGLFVLRGLSVDDAELGPTPGHWSTVGRAGARWDVVLLLVSTLMGTPIAWDGQQDGRFVHNIVPSPGQETVQIGASSSVLLTPHTEDAFHPGRAHLLLLCCMRNPGRVATTAASIRRTRLSDDDLAELALPVAPILPDDAYADAQRFGGRPAPVPTLHAGEEGLSLRFDPAYTPVEEAGESWRAAYGRLEDELARVSVAVSLEPGDVLVVDNDMVVHGRVPFTARYDGTDRWLKRASVRVPGRRTRPASEAAEHGYGQAAIEAFAS
- a CDS encoding alanine racemase, whose product is MTGAATDWPTVPVLPDPATGAVLASGLLHELAHAFGGPFHFLLPDAFDANLAAMRRTLAEAGVDGFVYFAKKANKAAVFAERAAAGGAGVDVASAAELREALGHGVRGEHLVLTGPAKDPGLLELAVRHGVLIAVDSPGELDTLIGPVAHEALRPARVLLRVMPPAQPHSRFGMNDAELATALARCAEAGNTVRMEGFSFHLSGYAIQPRADLAAHLTDLCLEARARGLDADRISVGGGLPISYTDADSWRAYLQGHDRRHFHAGKSFRAADFYPYHCDEPGAEALAALLAARPEGRDHALADILKSAGVTLLLEPGRALLDRAGASVFTVQGVKDRDGYRLITVDGTSLSLSEQWFNSEYLPDPHLVPRDPHAPHVPDTTPDPAGPYPASVGAGTCLESDMLTWRKIGFPRPPRTGDLLVYPNTAGYQMDSNESRFHDLAVPPKVVIDRTDGDRPRWRLDRHFS
- a CDS encoding ornithine cyclodeaminase; translated protein: MTSHDGTLRVLSTSDLAGIDISLADVVHTVEGAYRTLHAGHSDNPRKLTVKPPDGHSVSYAMLGRDGTRDVVAIKTSYKHGLDKSRDEQHYYTSLTIYDDVTGLPVAMMDCSRIGSLRTPAVSALIARECARPGARSALVIGTGTQGRLALPFMLTTLPGLERLMVFGTHSDGIAAVRAELRAHFPDREVEIVTDVRAAAHDADIVVATAGAHTPAAVESDWLEPGALSILVGHGLAPSTLHRADRVIATSEAQMNVTGTDMADDEGELPAVDTEFPPVLAGLTAGRHHAEERIFAYNSGLVVTDIALGHRFAQLALARNLGTEVALWK